AGAAACACGATATCAGCCGCAGTGCCAAGTTCAAGTTGATAACTGATCTGAAATAGGGATAGCAATTTCCCCCTGCGGGGACCCGCCCctacgggggcgggggcgggtgcGATTTTGGACCCGCAGGGGAGTCGGGGCCGGAGACCCGCATTTGAGCGGGGAGGGGACAGGGGAGACATTTCACTCGCGGGGCCCCGGGAAGTGTATATGAACTCTCAAAATATAGCCCATAAAAGATCCAAAACAGcccaacccaaaaaaaaaggagatatataaataaaattactAAACCCTAACCTTATCCTCTCCCTAGTCTCCCCCATCCCCATCTCCCTCCCGTCCACAtcacgcacggcggcggcgttgcgcagggcgcacgacggcggcgcgatgcAGGGCGCATGGCGCACCTCTGAATCTCGCCGGTCGTCGGTcgccctcttccctcccctcctctcctctcccctctggCCTCCCATCCCGTCCCCTTTACCTCTCCCTCCCGAGtccacctccacctctcccTCCGGCAGTGCAAACGACGCACGGGGTGGCGCATAGGCCCGGTCGTGCGGCaaggcgcggtggccggcgaggtTGCGGCAGGAGCGCAACGGCCGGCGAGGTTGCGGCAAGGGCGCGGCGCCCAGCGAGGGGACAGGCGCGGCGGCAGCCAGCGATTCACGATGCCGACGATTCATTCTATTTTTGATGGTGTGTCCACTATGTGCAATTTTTGTTTTTGCTAATTTGATGAatgtcttgtattttttttctgattggATGGAGATGCTATCCAATGCGGGGGCCCGGTCGGGTTGCGGGGCCCCGGAGGGGTCGGGGACGGGGGTTGATTTGGCCCTGCATCAACGGTCGAGGCCGGGGACGGGGGAGGAGGGTGAAGTCGGGGGTCGGGGGCAGGGGCATTCCAGCCCAACCCACCCCGCCCTGTTGCCATCCCTAATCTGAAACATATCTCCAAATATTTGAGTTCTACATTCATGTATTCATATTTTCCTTAAGATTATGATTAAGATATTGTTTCTACCTTGATTTCTATTAACATGTTTTCTAAACATGTAAAACGTAAAACAGTGAgtttcgtacgaaaactttttatataaaagtcactataaaatattaaataaatttatttttgaaattttatatattttaacttaattaattatacacaaATGGTTTTCTTGTTTTGCAAACTTGACTCGATCGTTAGAATCGAACACCACCAAAGATCTTACGCATGGATTTGATATATTCAATGGTCAAAATGCACAATGGCCGAGATAAGACAGAACAACTAGGGCTTAAGTCCAGAGCCCTAAATTTGTCTTCTTGATTTGTGTTAGATATCTAtgaaaaattatagaaaaaaataagataCAAAGTGTATAAGCAATTACTGCCTGTCTTGAACATTTCCTTGTTCTCCGTCCTTGAGCACATGTTGTTTATACAATATAGATGTGCCCTAGAACATAtcaatgtgattttttttttaaaaaaaagacctaGCTCGTAGCACATCAGATATGTATATAACTAGAAATAAGCTACTATAAATATGATTTAAGATAAAATACTGTTTTCGGTGGTTACTTTTTGCATATAGACCAGCTGTTGCGAGTTATAAGTGGGAGGAGGGGATAGAAGAAGGCCTAGTTTAGCTCTTAAATTTTTTTCCCCGtaaaaaacgtcacatcgaatatttggacacatgcatggagcattaaatatagatacaATAAAAAACTGATTGCACCGTTTGCATGAAAATTataagacgaatcttttgagcctaattagtccatgattagccataaatgctacagtaacctatATGTGCTaataatgaattaattaggcttaataaatttatctcgagGTTTTCATATGAGTTAtggaattagttttttcatttgtatccgaaaaccccttcagacatccgatcaaacgtttgatgtgacacccaaaataTTTATTTTCGCGAACTCAACAAGGCCAAATTACAGTTGGGCAAATGGCATGTGCCGTTGTGTGCACCAGATCCTTCCTTCGCGGGAAGGACACTGTACATGCATTGCAGTATTGCACCTTGCACCCGCATAAATTGCTGCTATACTAAAAACCAGCACGCAGtaacttctctctctcccccaaacTGTAATTACTAAACCACGACGTGCATGCAGTGCCCAAACCTACCGGCTAGTAGCATTCAATTCTCTCCTTCTGCTATACAAGTAGCAGATGCTATCGATCTTGTGCAGCCACATTATCTAGCTCATCAGCTTGCCGGCCATGGCCAAGCTCGTCGGAGCAACTCTCTACCTctacctcttcctcttcctcctgctgctgcatctCCATTGCCACCAATGCaaacctgctgctgctgcgagcttcgtcgtccatggcggcggcggagcaacggcaagggcggcggcggtgagggcgGTGTTCGTGTTCGGGAGCTCGCTGGTGGACAACGGCAACAACAACCACCTGAACGGCTCCGGCGCCGTGCGCGCCGACTACGCGCCCTACGGCGTCGACTTCCCGCTGGGCGCCACCGGCCGCTTCTCCAACGGCCGCAACGTCATCGACGCCCTCGGggagctcctccgcctccccgccgccggcctcctcccgccttTCGCCGACCCCGCcacccgcggccgcgccgccctccacgGCGTCAACTTCGCCTCCGGCGGCTCCGGCATCCTCGACCTCACCGGCAAGAACAAGGTCTGCGTTACTTGATGAGCAATTGTCCCTATATAGTAATTCCCTTCGTTCTAAAAATATACGATgacgctgacttttttataatgtttgatcaatcattttgttttttttaaaaatataaatattgtttgttttattgttacttgttttattataaaaaactATAATCTAACTtctatttttacaaatttatATTGAATTTTTGAATAAATAGATGGCCAAACAATAtgtaaaaagttaacggcgtcgtatgttttaggatggatggagtatactTCTTCATTCCTTGTAATGATGCTTGCGTTTATTTGAGGGTGAGGCTCTATTCGGTTGAGCTAAGGCTGAAGTTGTGAAAAAAAAGGTTCAAGACATATTTTTGGTAAAATTATTATGGGCTGATTTGGTTTAAAACCCTACTAAAATACTGGTAGTGTTAAAATCTAGATAAATTTTGACGCGGTCAAATTTTGTAGGGCGATATATTACTAGCTAGGTAAAAAATTTGGTCTTAATCCAAATACCAACAAAACACTATTTGAAACTACCAAAACAAATTGGAACCAATCCAAACATCCCCTATAAATCTATTCTTAAAAGTTTGAAAGCCACAACTAGAAACATAATGCCATAAAGAAACCTCAAATCAACTTATAAACTAAGCATCAAAATAGATTGCTTCCCTTGGATGGATGGTTAGGAGTTTTATTTATACGCATTGCTTGCGATGGGTTTTTTAtaggtttcatttttataaattGCTCTgttgtacttttttttcttaatgaaaTAAAGTGTATGGTTCTTGTGTTTCAAAAGAATTAAGATGTAAAATTAGccagcttaattgctaatttgtGTCTGTAACTAATCTTATTAGGGAGAGGTCTTGAGCCTAAAGCAGCAGATCACCAACTTTGAGGCAGTGACACTCCCTGACCTGCGGGCCCACCTGCAGGGAGCAAccacagccaccaccaccaccggacaCAAGATGAAGGGCCAGGATTTCTTTGACCAGTGTTACCTGCCCAAGAGCCTGTTTATCATTGGGACAGGTGGCAATGACTACTTGCTCAACTACTTCAACGCTGGTAGTGGGCCCACAAGGGCCCCCTTGTCAGAGTTCACAAGCTCACTCCTCACCAAGCTCTCAAACCACCTGCAGGTAGTACCACCTTAATTTAATGCACACCTTAATTAAGTAGGAGTATATCTTTGTGTACCCATAACATATGGATTTGCTATTAAAGCCACAGATATGgcatgttaattaattataactACTGGATATGGTGGTATAGTTCCTGGTACATGTGAAATAAAGAGAAGGAACTGGGGAGAAAATGTACAGgcagctatatatatgtggacCTTGAACTCAGACTGAGAAGTAATGAATGTGAAGGGTACATGACATAATAATATTGCAAGAGTACATAGTAGTTGGATGGATAGTACATTGATTGGTACTGTAGTCTTTCTTTTCTCCATATCATCCCTTTTATATTCTTCGAGATTACACATAATAATCAACAGATACAATAAATATCTTTTGTAcatgttttatttaaattatgactcttatttttacttttttcaGAGATTGTATGATCTAGGGGCAAGGAAGTTTGTGCTATTCTCCATCCAACCCCTGGGTTGCACCCCTGTGGTGAGGACCTTCCTCAACGCTACCAGTGATGCTTGCATTGAGCCGATGAACCATGCGGCGCTCCTCTTCAACTCTGGGCTAAGATCTATCGTTAAAAATCACAATGGTGGCGTGAGGTCACACATGCCCGCCGCGAGCTTCGTCTACGTCAATTCCTACAAGATCATTAGCGATATAATACAGCACCCGGCAAAATATGGTAATAATTAAGCGATCATATATTTCTGAAACTCAAAAGAAATTAGTTATGAGTGAAATGATGCACCCTCCCCTTTTCCTTTCCTACCACTACTATTTTCTCGTGATATTTCCAGGGTCTATTTGGTAGGggaattttaaagaaaaacaaaaggaattTAAAATTATAGTCTTTTTAGCTATATAGCTGTTTGGAATGCAGGAATGGATCAAGAATCCCTTGAAAAAACTTTCCTAACATTATCTATTCTATTGTTATTCTAGTGCAAATCAAGGGAAAAAATGTCCTCAAATCTAGGGAAAAAATTCCTTGAAAGAATCTATTAcaccttttttattttaagcAAGTCTAAAATTCATGTTCCAAAACCACGTCCATATTAATTTTTCagtgttgtttttttaattattcatatatttctatatatttctttttcctACAATATTattattcatgtgtttttgTCCATCAATCCAAACATTCCTCATCACTCGTGCAAGCAACAAAGCTAGCTGTATTAAGTGCCTAATTTGCTTTGATGGTTTTTATAATTGCTCAGGCATCAGGAAAACGAGTCGAGCTTGCTGTGAGGTGTCGAGGGGAGGCGTGCTGTGTCAGAAGGGGGGGGCCATCTGCAGTGACAGGACCAAGTACGCCTTCTTCGATGGGCTCCACCCGACAGACGTGGTGAATGCCAGGCTGGCACGCAAGGCGTACGGCTCCAACTCGCCGGACAAAGTCTACCCTATCAATGTTAAGAAGTTGGCAATGCTGTAGCAgtagtaataattaatcatCTCTAATTGTAATTAAGTCATACTTAATTAGTATTACTAGCTAGTAGTTGTGAAATGGATAATTAGCTCTAGTGACATCTAGTAGTAACTTGGTAGCGTGGCCTCTGGTGGCATATATTGAACTAGGTGAAATCCTGCGTGTTACTACGGGAGTTTACtaagtaaaaataatgtgtaagatataTAGCTAGAATACTAGATAATATAATCTTAAGAAAGTTAATGtggtttataataatttaaatttaaatagtatgtataatgatgattcaaatgtaaaagtaagctGATATGACTTTacgagagaaagaaaagaaagaagatagtttggaccgtagattaaatATCGAAGGGCTAAAACAATTGATCAGTAATATGACTTAATAAGAGAATAAAAGAGGGAGATAATTTAAACCATAGATAATCATCTAAGAACAAAACAATTGAAGTGATGTAACTTaataagagg
The Oryza sativa Japonica Group chromosome 6, ASM3414082v1 DNA segment above includes these coding regions:
- the LOC4341304 gene encoding GDSL esterase/lipase At1g71250, which translates into the protein MAKLVGATLYLYLFLFLLLLHLHCHQCKPAAAASFVVHGGGGATARAAAVRAVFVFGSSLVDNGNNNHLNGSGAVRADYAPYGVDFPLGATGRFSNGRNVIDALGELLRLPAAGLLPPFADPATRGRAALHGVNFASGGSGILDLTGKNKGEVLSLKQQITNFEAVTLPDLRAHLQGATTATTTTGHKMKGQDFFDQCYLPKSLFIIGTGGNDYLLNYFNAGSGPTRAPLSEFTSSLLTKLSNHLQRLYDLGARKFVLFSIQPLGCTPVVRTFLNATSDACIEPMNHAALLFNSGLRSIVKNHNGGVRSHMPAASFVYVNSYKIISDIIQHPAKYGIRKTSRACCEVSRGGVLCQKGGAICSDRTKYAFFDGLHPTDVVNARLARKAYGSNSPDKVYPINVKKLAML